A stretch of Coccidioides posadasii str. Silveira chromosome 2, complete sequence DNA encodes these proteins:
- a CDS encoding uncharacterized protein (antiSMASH:Cluster_2.5~antiSMASH:Cluster_2.6~SMCOG1042:O-methyltransferase~EggNog:ENOG410PJJW~COG:S) — protein MERRPRTSSEADKLLALSDLLRSTALTIKEEWAKEDFSRPAGGDTARLLPSARLWEAQRTIEAISGSVVELVCDPSQRIQQVLSLFFESRALFIAAERRIPDLLADVGDQGMGIDRLAVITGIENRKLSRIMRTLCATHIFKEVGENQFANNRISEALVQNDGLRAYVQLFNLHVFRASEYLPKYLLGGKGASYDVCETALQDALGIEVPLWEWMAKKVPIRQVQCDGPGYPSVPDISNCGITPDDQGLVYRPELSNFALAMAGGGNASGAAHAFDFPWGDLGDGLVVDVGGGVGGFVLQLLPVYPKLRFVVQDRLENVEQGKTEIFPREAPDAIRNGRVKFMAHDFFQENPVKNADVYWLRGILHDWSDEYCIRILKGLKASMGPKSKILICDPVMNTTFGCTEIPPAPYPLLANYGYHVRYCHNRDLGLMSTINGIERTPTQFKDLVDKAGLRLTKFWPVRSMVGITEVCL, from the exons ATGGAGCGCCGCCCTCGTACCTCCAGTGAAGCGGATAAACTCCTTGCCTTATCAGATCTCCTTCGTAGCACGGCGTTGACGATTAAGGAGGAATGGGCCAAAGAAGATTTCTCGAGGCCAGCCGGCGGGGACACGGCGCGACTCCTACCAAGTGCCCGACTATGGGAGGCGCAAAGGACCATCGAGGCAATTTCGGGGAGCGTGGTCGAACTTGTGTGCGACCCTAGCCAACGCATCCAACAGGTGCTTAGCTTGTTTTTCGAAAGCCGGGCACTGTTTATTGCGGCTGAGCGACGAATTCCTGACCTGCTGGCGGATGTGGGGGATCAAGGAATGGGAATCGATCGTCTGGCTGTGATAACTGGTATCGAGAACAGGAAACTTT CTCGTATTATGCGAACTCTATGCGCAACCCATATTTTCAAAGAAGTTGGCGAGAATCAATTTGCCAACAACCGCATCTCCGAAGCTCTAGTTCAGAATGATGGGCTTCGCGCTTACGTGCAGTTATT CAACTTACATGTTTTCCGTGCCTCTGAGTATTTGCCGAAGTACCTCCTTGGGGGTAAGGGCGCTTCATATGACGTGTGCGAGACAGCACTCCAGGATGCACTCGGTATCGAGGTCCCCCTGTGGGAGTGGATGGCAAAAAAGGTGCCGATACGTCAAGTTCAGTGTGACGGGCCGGGATACCCCAGTGTCCCTGACATTTCAAACTGTGGTATCACTCCAGACGATCAGGGGCTGGTTTACCGCCCCGAACTGAGCAATTTTGCCTTGGCTATGGCTGGCGGTGGGAATGCCTCAGGTGCCGCTCATGCTTTCG ATTTCCCTTGGGGAGACCTAGGCGATGGTCTCGTGGTCGATGTCGGAGGAGGCGTTG GTGGTTTCGTTCTTCAACTTTTGCCTGTGTACCCGAAGCTCAGATTTGTGGTTCAAGACCGCTTGGAGAATGTCGAACAGGGAAAGACGGAGATCTTTCCTCGCGAGGCCCCAGACGCAATCCGCAATGGAAGGGTCAAGTTCATGGCCCACGACTTCTTTCAAGAGAACCCGGTCAAGAACGCTGATGTGTACTGGCTGCGCGGCATCTT GCACGATTGGTCAGACGAGTATTGTATCCGTATTCTGAAGGGCCTCAAGGCATCGATGGGCCCTAAATCCAAGATACTCATCTGCGATCCGGTCATGAACACGACGTTTGGTTGCACTGAGATCCCGCCTGCACCGTATCCTCTCCTCGCCAACTACGGGTACCACGTCCGGTACTGCCATAACAGGGACTTGGGCCTGATGTCCACTATCAATGGCATCGAACGGACTCCCACTCAGTTCAAAGATCTGGTTGACAAGGCAGGTCTCAGGCTGACGAAATTCTGGCCAGTCAGAAGCATGGTGGGTATCACCGAGGTTTGTCTTTGA
- a CDS encoding uncharacterized protein (antiSMASH:Cluster_2.5~SMCOG1034:cytochrome P450~EggNog:ENOG410PHDV~COG:Q~TransMembrane:1 (o20-37i)), with protein MDHSLFNEFAGRAAKWSGSFAIAAVIFIVFHSMVSYFKLRHIPGPPIAAFTNVVRRAWVGRGDLHEKHTRLHRKYGTVVRVGPRAVLVSQPKAIEKIYGFKAKFLKSEFYDSIIPRIKGGKIPDVFATRDEDLHRQMRKPIANLYSIANLISFEPLVFSTMRCFFSRLDELFTDKNKDFDLGQWLQLFTFDVMGEVTFSRRLGFLEKGGDIENVMENNWQYFQAAAPNTQMPWLDYFWKDNPLLPTISKRNPLADFGAARIKERLDMTEKERSSINQRDFLSCFIEEAHKNPGLPKLALPTWTNSNIQAGGDTTAIMASVILYYLLKNPSTLDVLQREIDKAAHEGRISEFVTWKESQTLPYLDACVKEASRLHPPIGFPLERIVPESGLQVDGYHIPPGTRVSMNPWAVHREISLYGDDAEIWKPERWMCSEMEKKAMYHSLLTFGAGHRVCLGKNLSYFEVYKLVPSLLQKYQLELVDPQREWSLETKWFTMPSGFRVRIKSRNSTKRNPGNPNIG; from the exons ATGGATCATTCCCTCTTCAACGAGTTTGCTGGCCGAGCAGCAAAATGGAGTGGGAGTTTCGCTATCGCTGCCGTGATATTTATCGTTTTCCATTCCATGGTGTCGTATTTTAAACTGCGACACATTCCAGGGCCTCCCATTGCTGCTTTTACCAATGTCGTTCGTCGTGCATGGGTAGGGCGCGGCGACCTACACGAGAAACACACCCGTCTGCATCGCAAGTATGGGACAGTTGTTCGTGTTGGCCCGAGAGCCGTCTTGGTTTCACAGCCAAAAGCTATCGAAAAGATCTATGGATTCAAAGCCAAGTTCCTCAAG TCTGAATTCTACGATTCCATCATCCCCCGCATCAAAGGGGGGAAGATTCCGGATGTTTTCGCAACTCGTGATGAGGATCTCCATCGACAGATGCGCAAACCAATCGCCAATTTATATTCGATTGCAAACTTGATCAGCTTTGAGCCGCTGGTCTTCTCGACAATGCGCTGCTTCTTTTCTCGCCTCGACGAGCTCTTCACTGATAAAAACAAGGATTTCGACCTTGGCCAGTGGCTGCAACTCTTCACCTTTGACGTCATGGGTGAGGTAACATTTTCGCGACGGCTCGGGTTTCTCGAGAAAGGTGGTGATATAGAGAATGTTATGGAAAACAATTGGCAGTATTTTCAGGCGGCGGCACCT AACACGCAGATGCCTTGGCTGGATTATTTCTGGAAAGACAATCCTTTGCTACCAACTATCTCCAAACGGAACCCACTCGCTGACTTTGGTGCCGCTAGAATCAAAGAGCGCTTGGATATGACAGAAAAGGAGCGTTCCTCCATCAACCAGAGAGATTTCCTATCTTGTTTTATCGAAGAGGCCCATAAAAATCCTGGTCTTCCAAAATT GGCCCTCCCAACGTGGACCAATTCCAATATTCAGGCTGGGGGTGACACGACAGCCATTATGGCCAGTGTTATCTTGTATTATTTGCTCAAGAACCCATCCACACTGGATGTTCTCCAGAGAGAGATCGATAAGGCCGCCCATGAAGGTCGCATATCAGAGTTTGTGACGTGGAAGGAATCACAGACCCTACCATACCTGGATGCATGCGTCAAGGAAGCCTCGAGATTGCATCCCCCGATTGGCTTCCCTTTGGAACGTATTGTACCTGAATCTGGGCTCCAGGTAGACGGGTACCATATTCCCCCCGGCACTCGGGTTTCCATGAATCCATGGGCTGTGCATCGAGAAATTTCGCTCTATGGGGATGACGCAGAAATTTGGAAACCGGAACGCTGGATGTGTAGCGAgatggaaaagaaagctATGTATCATTCACTTCTAACC TTTGGTGCGGGCCACCGTGTATGCCTCGGGAAGAACCTCTCTTACTTTGAGGTGTACAAGCTTGTTCCGTCATTACTACAAAAGTACCAG TTGGAACTTGTTGACCCTCAAAGAGAGTGGTCATTAGAGACAAAATGGTTTACGATGCCATCGGGATTCCGCGTCAGAATTAAGAGTCGCAATTCTACCAAGCGAAATCCCGGTAACCCCAATATTGGCTGA
- a CDS encoding uncharacterized protein (antiSMASH:Cluster_2.5~EggNog:ENOG410PXAA), whose translation MAIPTLEGLPTELRIVILRNITDLSTLRSLIHGSMIYQETFHSAREAILENIIYHQYGHMGLAQAIAAVQSKGMHASEASHKPGIATILNRCRHFRSGCSSRTLRATVSITAEECVKLLDLHEEFVFFLQDFCLTAPCPPWMDAVKWRSEMLPVRLSDVEAARILRALCRLETFCNIFGVMDREVELKPEGKQQASWIGHTYDWAEVWDIFFGTMPPWEVEEIFCVRAYLRRKYAGIFAEIANDVSRHIPGPHGEHICKPNWNFGLARELTWAN comes from the exons ATG GCCATCCCAACGCTGGAAGGACTTCCGACTGAGTTGCGGATCGTCATTCTGAGAAACATCACCGATTTGAGTACCCTGAGGAGCCTTATTCATGGTTCTATGATATACCAAGAAACCTTTCACAGCGCTCGCGAGGCTATCCTTGAAAATATAATTTACCATCAGTATGGTCATATGGGGCTCGCACAGGCAATTGCTGCGGTGCAATCAAAGGGAATGCACGCTTCAGAGGCGTCACACAAACCAGGAATTGCGACTATCTTGAACCGCTGTCGCCATTTTCGAAGCGGCTGCTCCTCAAGAACGCTCCGAGCTACTGTCTCAATAACCGCTGAAGAATGTGTTAAGTTACTAGATCTTCACGAGGAgttcgtcttcttcttacAAGACTTCTGTTTGACAGCGCCATGTCCACCATGGATGGATGCAGTAAAATGGCGAAGTGAAATGTTACCAGTGCGTTTGTCCGATGTTGAGGCGGCACGTATTCTTCGGGCTCTCTGTCGCCTTGAAACGTTTTGTAATATTTTTGGTGTAATGGACAGGGAGGTGGAGCTTAAGCCAGAAGGGAAGCAGCAGGCAAGTTGGATCGGTCATACTTATGACTGGGCAGAAGTGTGGGATATTTTCTTTGGCACGATGCCTCCTTGGGAAGTTGAGGAGATATTCTGTGTTCGGGCGTATCTGCGCAGAAAATATGCTGGGATTTTCGCAGAGATTGCAAATGATGTATCAAGACACATCCCAGGCCCGCATGGTGAGCATATTTGCAAACCAAACTGGAACTTTGGTCTTGCACGCGAACTAACCTGGGCTAATTAA
- a CDS encoding uncharacterized protein (antiSMASH:Cluster_2.5~EggNog:ENOG410PXAA) yields MADMGPNFLYRVLHEPHKRRRDMVERNIDSAAWSIFELMIFMIEPWGPGSLATKHCGYGIPVSSLPHVERPNLKYIRYRGRGGSVDATHLDELFRHPGMGDYDGWNWYSLIWDDERLLKLKAPL; encoded by the coding sequence ATGGCTGATATGGGTCCCAATTTTCTTTATAGGGTTCTCCATGAGCCACATAAAAGGCGCAGGGATATGGTTGAGAGGAATATCGACAGCGCAGCATGGTCGATCTTCGAACTAATGATATTCATGATCGAGCCTTGGGGCCCTGGTTCTCTTGCAACTAAGCACTGCGGGTATGGAATTCCCGTGTCTTCGCTCCCTCATGTCGAGCGACCAAATCTCAAGTATATCCGATATCGAGGCCGAGGCGGGTCAGTTGACGCCACCCATCTCGATGAATTGTTCAGACATCCAGGTATGGGGGATTACGACGGCTGGAATTGGTATTCGCTGATATGGGATGATGAAAGGTTGCTCAAGTTGAAGGCGCCTTTGTAG
- a CDS encoding uncharacterized protein (antiSMASH:Cluster_2.5~EggNog:ENOG410PRMP~COG:S~TransMembrane:1 (i21-38o)), which yields MQCMKKRQSHPFSFSLRAHSFYVIISKMVVFNMSYTAPINQKGRRSLTASQIWECIERKVRNAEQFVSAIINTEILSESATEVTRRVTFAPHGHPAGAAEAVETCRMYKPCRVDFVAADGSTITNAVSVGPGGDEEFYYTYIFEWHHPEIAEGTPEASAQRIADWKVCRRRLTEHFASSHPKLISHIYGSSQTTKLAVEATIDTMHRLVAEGEVA from the coding sequence ATGCAATGTATGAAGAAGAGGCAAAGCCATCCTTTTTCGTTCTCCTTGAGAGCACATTCCTTCTATGTCATCATCTCCAAAATGGTTGTATTCAACATGTCATACACGGCGCCCATCAACCAAAAGGGCCGCCGATCACTGACAGCCTCCCAGATCTGGGAATGTATCGAACGCAAGGTGCGAAACGCTGAACAGTTTGTCTCTGCCATCATCAATACCGAGATTCTATCTGAGTCCGCCACGGAGGTGACCAGGAGAGTGACGTTTGCACCACATGGTCATCCGGCTGGTGCAGCAGAGGCAGTGGAAACGTGCCGCATGTACAAGCCTTGCCGCGTGGATTTCGTCGCCGCGGATGGAAGTACCATCACCAATGCTGTTAGTGTTGGACCGGGCGGTGATGAAGAATTTTACTACACGTATATCTTCGAGTGGCACCACCCGGAGATTGCCGAAGGTACGCCCGAGGCTTCTGCGCAAAGGATAGCGGATTGGAAGGTATGCAGGCGTCGCTTGACAGAGCATTTTGCGTCGAGTCATCCCAAACTAATTTCGCATATCTATGGGTCTTCTCAGACGACCAAGCTCGCAGTCGAGGCGACCATTGACACCATGCACCGCTTGGTCGCAGAAGGGGAAGTTGCTTGA